The proteins below are encoded in one region of Hordeum vulgare subsp. vulgare chromosome 3H, MorexV3_pseudomolecules_assembly, whole genome shotgun sequence:
- the LOC123440972 gene encoding protein IRON-RELATED TRANSCRIPTION FACTOR 2-like, whose product MEHQMFNDPFTSSMSSLEADIFSGVHHHLAPSLQWPDLDHDIPAAPATNNAPSSGGSGSQRKMSHSAYERDSRKQLNEHYSNLRSLLPDDDHHIRKLSNPTIVSRVIKYIPELQKEVDGLEKKKEQLTRASCRPGDDTAPIVSATCLDVREVMVQVSLMSTMSGALPMSKCIKVLENQGLCLISSSSSTFQNRTFYSLHLQRTQRTMNKECSAFCDELENAVKQKAGLHPHY is encoded by the exons ATGGAGCACCAGATGTTCAACGACCCGTTCACGAGCAGCATGTCGTCACTGGAGGCGGATATCTTCTCCGGTGTCCACCACCACCTCGCGCCGTCCCTGCAGTGGCCGGACCTAGACCACGACATCCCGGCGGCGCCGGCTACCAACAACGCTCCCTCCTCCGGCGGCTCGGGATCCCAGCGAAAGATGAGCCACAGCGCGTACGAGCGCGACAGCCGCAAGCAGCTCAACGAGCATTATTCCAACCTCCGCTCCCTCCTCCCCGACGATGATCATCACATC AGGAAGCTGAGCAATCCGACCATTGTGTCGCGAGTGATCAAGTACATCCCGGAGCTGCAGAAGGAGGTAGACGgcctggagaagaagaaggagcagctgACGCGGGCCAGTTGCAGGCCGGGAGATGACACGGCTCCTATCGTCTCCGCCACCTGCCTCGACGTCAGGGAAGTCATGGTCCAGGTCAGCCTGATGAGCACCATGTCCGGCGCTCTACCCATGTCCAAATGCATCAAGGTGCTGGAGAATCAAGGCCTATGCCTCATCAGCTCGTCCTCTTCCACTTTTCAGAACAGGACCTTCTATAgccttcatcttcag agaACCCAACGAACAATGAACAAGGAGTGCTCAGCATTTTGTGACGAACTGGAGAACGCCGTGAAGCAAAAGGCGGGACTACATCCACATTACTAG
- the LOC123445542 gene encoding protein LONG AFTER FAR-RED 3 isoform X5 codes for MAARSALLAAGAAALVAVAAVFLLPDPSSRLPCTPPLLLPPLFSRGGKLSSSPPLAGPQQRRRFADMILANATIYTADPARPFAAAMAVRAGRVLRVGTYDSLKEFRGRHTKELNLSGNVVLPGFIDSHVHLIDGGLQLARVPLRGVRSKDEFISRVKGAVRDKHPGEWVRGGGWNNDFWGGDLPTAAWLDDISPDNPVWLSRMDGHMGLANSLAMKIAGIDKNTNDPVGGTIVRTTEREPTGLLVDAAMKLVFNVIPEVFVNDRREALLRASRHALMRGVTTIVDVGSYFPGTSENQTWQDFSDVYEWAHSMGKMMIRVCLFFPMPTWSRAADLIHERGRSLSGWIHLGGVKAFLDGSLGSSSALFYEPYEDAPGDYGLQLLDMDILLNATLESDKSGLQVAIHAIGDKAIDMLLDMFDKVVSLNGTKDRRFRIEHAQHLSPGAANRFGEHGIIASVQPDHLLDDADSAGKKIGIERAERSSYLFRSLLAGGAHLAFGSDWPVCISLKKSFRYLPLTSHQNRDVPAAAWMGGALDRHGALVPR; via the exons ATGGCCGCCCGGAGCGCTCTCCTCGCCGCCGGCGCCGCAGCACTGGTCGCCGTCGCGGCCGTCTTCCTCCTGCCTGACCCCTCTTCCCGCCTCCCATGtacgcctcccctcctcctccctcctctgttTTCCCGCGGAGGGAAGCTCAGCTCGTCCCCTCCCTTGGCAGGGCCGCAGCAGCGGAGACGCTTCGCCGACATGATTCTGGCCAACGCAACCATCTACACCGCCGACCCCGCCCGCCccttcgccgccgccatggccgtccGCGCCGGCCGCGTGCTCCGCGTCGGCACCTACGACTCCCTCAAG GAATTCAGGGGCCGGCACACCAAAGAGTTGAACCTCAGTGGCAATGTGGTGCTCCCGGGATTCATCGACTCTCATGTGCACCTAATCGACGGCGGCCTGCAG CTGGCGAGGGTGCCGCTTCGAGGGGTCAGGAGCAAAGACGAGTTCATCAGCAGGGTGAAGGGAGCCGTCAGAG ATAAACATCCTGGCGAGTGGGTACGCGGAGGAGGTTGGAACAACGATTTCTGGGGCGGCGATTTGCCCACTGCTGCTTGGTTAGACGATATATCTCCTGATAATCCA GTATGGCTCTCACGCATGGATGGTCACATGGGATTAGCCAATTCACTAGCCATGAAGATTGCTGGGATTGACAAAAACACAAATGATCCAGTCGGCGGAACTATTGTAAGAACGACAGAAAGAG AGCCCACTGGTCTACTAGTTGATGCTGCTATGAAGCTTGTATTTAATGTGATTCCAGAAGTATTTGTAAATGATAGAAGAGAGGCTCTCCTTAGAGCAAGTAGACACGCCCTAATGAGAGGGGTGACTACTATTGTTGATGTGGGAAGCTATTTCCCTGGGACCTCAGAAAACCAAACTTGGCAAGATTTTTCAG ATGTCTATGAATGGGCTCATTCtatgggaaagatgatgatcagaGTCTGCTTATTCTTCCCAATGCCTACATGGTCTCGTGCTGCT GATCTTATTCATGAAAGAGGTCGATCTTTAAGCGGGTGGATTCATCTAGGTGGAGTGAAAGCTTTTCTTGATGGTTCTTTGGGTTCCTCAAGTGCGTTGTTCTATGAG CCTTATGAGGATGCTCCTGGCGATTATGGTCTCCAATTGTTAGATATGGATATTCTGCTCAATGCAACATTGGAATCAGACAAATCAGGACTTCAG GTTGCCATACATGCAATTGGAGATAAAGCGATCGATATGCTGCTAGATATGTTCGACAAGGTTGTTAGCTTGAATGGAACGAAGGACCGTAGGTTCCGG ATTGAGCATGCCCAGCATCTATCCCCAGGTGCAGCAAACCGCTTCGGAGAGCATGGTATCATCGCATCTGTGCAG CCAGATCATTTGTTGGATGATGCCGACTCTGCTGGAAAGAAGATCGGGATAGAACGAGCTGAGCGGAGCTCCTACTTGTTTCGATCACTACTGGCTGGTGGCGCGCATCTGGCTTTTGGCTCTGATTGGCCCGTATGCATTTCCCTAAAAAAAA GTTTCAGATATTTACCCCTTACAAGCCATCAGAACCGCGATGTCCCGGCAGCTGCCTGGATGGGGGGCGCCCTGGATCGCCACGGAGCGCTTGTCCCTAGATGA
- the LOC123445542 gene encoding protein LONG AFTER FAR-RED 3 isoform X1, whose translation MAARSALLAAGAAALVAVAAVFLLPDPSSRLPCTPPLLLPPLFSRGGKLSSSPPLAGPQQRRRFADMILANATIYTADPARPFAAAMAVRAGRVLRVGTYDSLKEFRGRHTKELNLSGNVVLPGFIDSHVHLIDGGLQLARVPLRGVRSKDEFISRVKGAVRDKHPGEWVRGGGWNNDFWGGDLPTAAWLDDISPDNPVWLSRMDGHMGLANSLAMKIAGIDKNTNDPVGGTIVRTTEREPTGLLVDAAMKLVFNVIPEVFVNDRREALLRASRHALMRGVTTIVDVGSYFPGTSENQTWQDFSDVYEWAHSMGKMMIRVCLFFPMPTWSRAADLIHERGRSLSGWIHLGGVKAFLDGSLGSSSALFYEPYEDAPGDYGLQLLDMDILLNATLESDKSGLQVAIHAIGDKAIDMLLDMFDKVVSLNGTKDRRFRIEHAQHLSPGAANRFGEHGIIASVQPDHLLDDADSAGKKIGIERAERSSYLFRSLLAGGAHLAFGSDWPVSDIYPLQAIRTAMSRQLPGWGAPWIATERLSLDDSLKAHTISAAYACFLDHVVGSLAEGKYADFVVLPSTSWSEFADDIPDHVLATYVNGKQAYP comes from the exons ATGGCCGCCCGGAGCGCTCTCCTCGCCGCCGGCGCCGCAGCACTGGTCGCCGTCGCGGCCGTCTTCCTCCTGCCTGACCCCTCTTCCCGCCTCCCATGtacgcctcccctcctcctccctcctctgttTTCCCGCGGAGGGAAGCTCAGCTCGTCCCCTCCCTTGGCAGGGCCGCAGCAGCGGAGACGCTTCGCCGACATGATTCTGGCCAACGCAACCATCTACACCGCCGACCCCGCCCGCCccttcgccgccgccatggccgtccGCGCCGGCCGCGTGCTCCGCGTCGGCACCTACGACTCCCTCAAG GAATTCAGGGGCCGGCACACCAAAGAGTTGAACCTCAGTGGCAATGTGGTGCTCCCGGGATTCATCGACTCTCATGTGCACCTAATCGACGGCGGCCTGCAG CTGGCGAGGGTGCCGCTTCGAGGGGTCAGGAGCAAAGACGAGTTCATCAGCAGGGTGAAGGGAGCCGTCAGAG ATAAACATCCTGGCGAGTGGGTACGCGGAGGAGGTTGGAACAACGATTTCTGGGGCGGCGATTTGCCCACTGCTGCTTGGTTAGACGATATATCTCCTGATAATCCA GTATGGCTCTCACGCATGGATGGTCACATGGGATTAGCCAATTCACTAGCCATGAAGATTGCTGGGATTGACAAAAACACAAATGATCCAGTCGGCGGAACTATTGTAAGAACGACAGAAAGAG AGCCCACTGGTCTACTAGTTGATGCTGCTATGAAGCTTGTATTTAATGTGATTCCAGAAGTATTTGTAAATGATAGAAGAGAGGCTCTCCTTAGAGCAAGTAGACACGCCCTAATGAGAGGGGTGACTACTATTGTTGATGTGGGAAGCTATTTCCCTGGGACCTCAGAAAACCAAACTTGGCAAGATTTTTCAG ATGTCTATGAATGGGCTCATTCtatgggaaagatgatgatcagaGTCTGCTTATTCTTCCCAATGCCTACATGGTCTCGTGCTGCT GATCTTATTCATGAAAGAGGTCGATCTTTAAGCGGGTGGATTCATCTAGGTGGAGTGAAAGCTTTTCTTGATGGTTCTTTGGGTTCCTCAAGTGCGTTGTTCTATGAG CCTTATGAGGATGCTCCTGGCGATTATGGTCTCCAATTGTTAGATATGGATATTCTGCTCAATGCAACATTGGAATCAGACAAATCAGGACTTCAG GTTGCCATACATGCAATTGGAGATAAAGCGATCGATATGCTGCTAGATATGTTCGACAAGGTTGTTAGCTTGAATGGAACGAAGGACCGTAGGTTCCGG ATTGAGCATGCCCAGCATCTATCCCCAGGTGCAGCAAACCGCTTCGGAGAGCATGGTATCATCGCATCTGTGCAG CCAGATCATTTGTTGGATGATGCCGACTCTGCTGGAAAGAAGATCGGGATAGAACGAGCTGAGCGGAGCTCCTACTTGTTTCGATCACTACTGGCTGGTGGCGCGCATCTGGCTTTTGGCTCTGATTGGCCC GTTTCAGATATTTACCCCTTACAAGCCATCAGAACCGCGATGTCCCGGCAGCTGCCTGGATGGGGGGCGCCCTGGATCGCCACGGAGCGCTTGTCCCTAGATGATTCCTTGAAAGC GCACACGATATCTGCGGCCTACGCCTGCTTCCTGGACCATGTCGTGGGCAGCCTCGCCGAAGGGAAGTACGCCGACTTCGTGGTCCTGCCGTCAACCTCATGGAGCGAGTTCGCTGACGATATCCCTGACCACGTCCTGGCGACCTACGTGAACGGCAAGCAGGCCTATCCGTAG
- the LOC123445542 gene encoding protein LONG AFTER FAR-RED 3 isoform X3 → MYASPPPPSSVFPRREAQLVPSLGRAAAAETLRRHDSGQRNHLHRRPRPPLRRRHGRPRRPRAPRRHLRLPQGCQVQEFRGRHTKELNLSGNVVLPGFIDSHVHLIDGGLQLARVPLRGVRSKDEFISRVKGAVRDKHPGEWVRGGGWNNDFWGGDLPTAAWLDDISPDNPVWLSRMDGHMGLANSLAMKIAGIDKNTNDPVGGTIVRTTEREPTGLLVDAAMKLVFNVIPEVFVNDRREALLRASRHALMRGVTTIVDVGSYFPGTSENQTWQDFSDVYEWAHSMGKMMIRVCLFFPMPTWSRAADLIHERGRSLSGWIHLGGVKAFLDGSLGSSSALFYEPYEDAPGDYGLQLLDMDILLNATLESDKSGLQVAIHAIGDKAIDMLLDMFDKVVSLNGTKDRRFRIEHAQHLSPGAANRFGEHGIIASVQPDHLLDDADSAGKKIGIERAERSSYLFRSLLAGGAHLAFGSDWPVSDIYPLQAIRTAMSRQLPGWGAPWIATERLSLDDSLKAHTISAAYACFLDHVVGSLAEGKYADFVVLPSTSWSEFADDIPDHVLATYVNGKQAYP, encoded by the exons ATGtacgcctcccctcctcctccctcctctgttTTCCCGCGGAGGGAAGCTCAGCTCGTCCCCTCCCTTGGCAGGGCCGCAGCAGCGGAGACGCTTCGCCGACATGATTCTGGCCAACGCAACCATCTACACCGCCGACCCCGCCCGCCccttcgccgccgccatggccgtccGCGCCGGCCGCGTGCTCCGCGTCGGCACCTACGACTCCCTCAAG GCTGCCAAGTGCAGGAATTCAGGGGCCGGCACACCAAAGAGTTGAACCTCAGTGGCAATGTGGTGCTCCCGGGATTCATCGACTCTCATGTGCACCTAATCGACGGCGGCCTGCAG CTGGCGAGGGTGCCGCTTCGAGGGGTCAGGAGCAAAGACGAGTTCATCAGCAGGGTGAAGGGAGCCGTCAGAG ATAAACATCCTGGCGAGTGGGTACGCGGAGGAGGTTGGAACAACGATTTCTGGGGCGGCGATTTGCCCACTGCTGCTTGGTTAGACGATATATCTCCTGATAATCCA GTATGGCTCTCACGCATGGATGGTCACATGGGATTAGCCAATTCACTAGCCATGAAGATTGCTGGGATTGACAAAAACACAAATGATCCAGTCGGCGGAACTATTGTAAGAACGACAGAAAGAG AGCCCACTGGTCTACTAGTTGATGCTGCTATGAAGCTTGTATTTAATGTGATTCCAGAAGTATTTGTAAATGATAGAAGAGAGGCTCTCCTTAGAGCAAGTAGACACGCCCTAATGAGAGGGGTGACTACTATTGTTGATGTGGGAAGCTATTTCCCTGGGACCTCAGAAAACCAAACTTGGCAAGATTTTTCAG ATGTCTATGAATGGGCTCATTCtatgggaaagatgatgatcagaGTCTGCTTATTCTTCCCAATGCCTACATGGTCTCGTGCTGCT GATCTTATTCATGAAAGAGGTCGATCTTTAAGCGGGTGGATTCATCTAGGTGGAGTGAAAGCTTTTCTTGATGGTTCTTTGGGTTCCTCAAGTGCGTTGTTCTATGAG CCTTATGAGGATGCTCCTGGCGATTATGGTCTCCAATTGTTAGATATGGATATTCTGCTCAATGCAACATTGGAATCAGACAAATCAGGACTTCAG GTTGCCATACATGCAATTGGAGATAAAGCGATCGATATGCTGCTAGATATGTTCGACAAGGTTGTTAGCTTGAATGGAACGAAGGACCGTAGGTTCCGG ATTGAGCATGCCCAGCATCTATCCCCAGGTGCAGCAAACCGCTTCGGAGAGCATGGTATCATCGCATCTGTGCAG CCAGATCATTTGTTGGATGATGCCGACTCTGCTGGAAAGAAGATCGGGATAGAACGAGCTGAGCGGAGCTCCTACTTGTTTCGATCACTACTGGCTGGTGGCGCGCATCTGGCTTTTGGCTCTGATTGGCCC GTTTCAGATATTTACCCCTTACAAGCCATCAGAACCGCGATGTCCCGGCAGCTGCCTGGATGGGGGGCGCCCTGGATCGCCACGGAGCGCTTGTCCCTAGATGATTCCTTGAAAGC GCACACGATATCTGCGGCCTACGCCTGCTTCCTGGACCATGTCGTGGGCAGCCTCGCCGAAGGGAAGTACGCCGACTTCGTGGTCCTGCCGTCAACCTCATGGAGCGAGTTCGCTGACGATATCCCTGACCACGTCCTGGCGACCTACGTGAACGGCAAGCAGGCCTATCCGTAG
- the LOC123445542 gene encoding protein LONG AFTER FAR-RED 3 isoform X2 produces the protein MAARSALLAAGAAALVAVAAVFLLPDPSSRLPWPQQRRRFADMILANATIYTADPARPFAAAMAVRAGRVLRVGTYDSLKEFRGRHTKELNLSGNVVLPGFIDSHVHLIDGGLQLARVPLRGVRSKDEFISRVKGAVRDKHPGEWVRGGGWNNDFWGGDLPTAAWLDDISPDNPVWLSRMDGHMGLANSLAMKIAGIDKNTNDPVGGTIVRTTEREPTGLLVDAAMKLVFNVIPEVFVNDRREALLRASRHALMRGVTTIVDVGSYFPGTSENQTWQDFSDVYEWAHSMGKMMIRVCLFFPMPTWSRAADLIHERGRSLSGWIHLGGVKAFLDGSLGSSSALFYEPYEDAPGDYGLQLLDMDILLNATLESDKSGLQVAIHAIGDKAIDMLLDMFDKVVSLNGTKDRRFRIEHAQHLSPGAANRFGEHGIIASVQPDHLLDDADSAGKKIGIERAERSSYLFRSLLAGGAHLAFGSDWPVSDIYPLQAIRTAMSRQLPGWGAPWIATERLSLDDSLKAHTISAAYACFLDHVVGSLAEGKYADFVVLPSTSWSEFADDIPDHVLATYVNGKQAYP, from the exons ATGGCCGCCCGGAGCGCTCTCCTCGCCGCCGGCGCCGCAGCACTGGTCGCCGTCGCGGCCGTCTTCCTCCTGCCTGACCCCTCTTCCCGCCTCCCAT GGCCGCAGCAGCGGAGACGCTTCGCCGACATGATTCTGGCCAACGCAACCATCTACACCGCCGACCCCGCCCGCCccttcgccgccgccatggccgtccGCGCCGGCCGCGTGCTCCGCGTCGGCACCTACGACTCCCTCAAG GAATTCAGGGGCCGGCACACCAAAGAGTTGAACCTCAGTGGCAATGTGGTGCTCCCGGGATTCATCGACTCTCATGTGCACCTAATCGACGGCGGCCTGCAG CTGGCGAGGGTGCCGCTTCGAGGGGTCAGGAGCAAAGACGAGTTCATCAGCAGGGTGAAGGGAGCCGTCAGAG ATAAACATCCTGGCGAGTGGGTACGCGGAGGAGGTTGGAACAACGATTTCTGGGGCGGCGATTTGCCCACTGCTGCTTGGTTAGACGATATATCTCCTGATAATCCA GTATGGCTCTCACGCATGGATGGTCACATGGGATTAGCCAATTCACTAGCCATGAAGATTGCTGGGATTGACAAAAACACAAATGATCCAGTCGGCGGAACTATTGTAAGAACGACAGAAAGAG AGCCCACTGGTCTACTAGTTGATGCTGCTATGAAGCTTGTATTTAATGTGATTCCAGAAGTATTTGTAAATGATAGAAGAGAGGCTCTCCTTAGAGCAAGTAGACACGCCCTAATGAGAGGGGTGACTACTATTGTTGATGTGGGAAGCTATTTCCCTGGGACCTCAGAAAACCAAACTTGGCAAGATTTTTCAG ATGTCTATGAATGGGCTCATTCtatgggaaagatgatgatcagaGTCTGCTTATTCTTCCCAATGCCTACATGGTCTCGTGCTGCT GATCTTATTCATGAAAGAGGTCGATCTTTAAGCGGGTGGATTCATCTAGGTGGAGTGAAAGCTTTTCTTGATGGTTCTTTGGGTTCCTCAAGTGCGTTGTTCTATGAG CCTTATGAGGATGCTCCTGGCGATTATGGTCTCCAATTGTTAGATATGGATATTCTGCTCAATGCAACATTGGAATCAGACAAATCAGGACTTCAG GTTGCCATACATGCAATTGGAGATAAAGCGATCGATATGCTGCTAGATATGTTCGACAAGGTTGTTAGCTTGAATGGAACGAAGGACCGTAGGTTCCGG ATTGAGCATGCCCAGCATCTATCCCCAGGTGCAGCAAACCGCTTCGGAGAGCATGGTATCATCGCATCTGTGCAG CCAGATCATTTGTTGGATGATGCCGACTCTGCTGGAAAGAAGATCGGGATAGAACGAGCTGAGCGGAGCTCCTACTTGTTTCGATCACTACTGGCTGGTGGCGCGCATCTGGCTTTTGGCTCTGATTGGCCC GTTTCAGATATTTACCCCTTACAAGCCATCAGAACCGCGATGTCCCGGCAGCTGCCTGGATGGGGGGCGCCCTGGATCGCCACGGAGCGCTTGTCCCTAGATGATTCCTTGAAAGC GCACACGATATCTGCGGCCTACGCCTGCTTCCTGGACCATGTCGTGGGCAGCCTCGCCGAAGGGAAGTACGCCGACTTCGTGGTCCTGCCGTCAACCTCATGGAGCGAGTTCGCTGACGATATCCCTGACCACGTCCTGGCGACCTACGTGAACGGCAAGCAGGCCTATCCGTAG
- the LOC123440971 gene encoding uncharacterized protein LOC123440971, whose protein sequence is MAITPIDYLYASPSVSHAAIPVLTAHLAHPSPDLCVPLEASRGFQKTYGSSLLCAMGNGLSPCVSVPAGADAPAAARLVYWGGRTRALPVTDDEEEGEGNGGVSCTAADVTAELLPGDHVVCPADSFFVGLPVPVASPGERLLPGRTYFVLPRRLLSSPSPGGNGNGKAAVLTAATLASLSAAPGGRKTVQLAGPGQCPFEYVKGGEDGAAALIRVLPQFIEKVITCDGANGDGDAAGRRGSGKAAASATELCSTPELKRHYAQLVGAKGRTWSPRLETISERSKRRIFPSPARLLLSSQ, encoded by the coding sequence ATGGCCATCACCCCAATCGACTACTTATACGCCTCGCCCTCAGTTTCACATGCCGCAATTCCCGTGCTCACTGCCCACCTAGCTCATCCATCTCCAGATCTCTGCGTGCCTCTAGAAGCTTCCAGAGGTTTCCAGAAGACATACGGAAGTTCTCTTCTCTGCGCCATGGGCAACGGACTCTCTCCGTGCGTCAGCGTGCCGGCCGGGGCGGATGCGCCGGCCGCGGCAAGGCTGGTGTACTGGGGTGGGCGGACGAGGGCGCTGCCGgtcaccgacgacgaggaggagggcgAGGGGAACGGCGGCGTCTCCTGCACGGCCGCGGACGTGACGGCGGAGCTGCTCCCGGGGGACCACGTGGTCTGCCCGGCcgactccttcttcgtcggcctcCCGGTCCCCGTCGCGTCGCCGGGGGAGCGGCTGCTGCCCGGCCGGACCTACTTCGTGCTCCCCCGGCgcctcctctcctccccctcccccggcGGCAACGGTAACGGCAAGGCGGCCGTGCTCACCGCGGCCACGCTCGCGTCGCTGTCGGCCGCGCCGGGGGGCAGGAAGACGGTGCAGCTCGCCGGCCCCGGCCAGTGCCCGTTCGAGTACGTCAAGGGCGGCGAGGACGGCGCCGCCGCGCTCATCCGGGTCCTGCCGCAGTTCATCGAGAAGGTCATCACCTGCGACGGCGCCAACGGCGACGGCGACGCTGCCGGCCGGCGCGGGTCGGGCAAGGCGGCTGCGTCCGCGACGGAGCTCTGCAGCACGCCGGAGCTGAAGCGGCACTACGCGCAGCTCGTCGGCGCCAAGGGCCGGACGTGGTCGCCGAGgctggagaccatctccgagcgcaGCAAGAGGAGGATCTTCCCGTCGCCGGCTAGACTGCTGCTGTCCTCGCAATAA
- the LOC123445542 gene encoding protein LONG AFTER FAR-RED 3 isoform X4, whose protein sequence is MAAAAETLRRHDSGQRNHLHRRPRPPLRRRHGRPRRPRAPRRHLRLPQGCQVQEFRGRHTKELNLSGNVVLPGFIDSHVHLIDGGLQLARVPLRGVRSKDEFISRVKGAVRDKHPGEWVRGGGWNNDFWGGDLPTAAWLDDISPDNPVWLSRMDGHMGLANSLAMKIAGIDKNTNDPVGGTIVRTTEREPTGLLVDAAMKLVFNVIPEVFVNDRREALLRASRHALMRGVTTIVDVGSYFPGTSENQTWQDFSDVYEWAHSMGKMMIRVCLFFPMPTWSRAADLIHERGRSLSGWIHLGGVKAFLDGSLGSSSALFYEPYEDAPGDYGLQLLDMDILLNATLESDKSGLQVAIHAIGDKAIDMLLDMFDKVVSLNGTKDRRFRIEHAQHLSPGAANRFGEHGIIASVQPDHLLDDADSAGKKIGIERAERSSYLFRSLLAGGAHLAFGSDWPVSDIYPLQAIRTAMSRQLPGWGAPWIATERLSLDDSLKAHTISAAYACFLDHVVGSLAEGKYADFVVLPSTSWSEFADDIPDHVLATYVNGKQAYP, encoded by the exons AT GGCCGCAGCAGCGGAGACGCTTCGCCGACATGATTCTGGCCAACGCAACCATCTACACCGCCGACCCCGCCCGCCccttcgccgccgccatggccgtccGCGCCGGCCGCGTGCTCCGCGTCGGCACCTACGACTCCCTCAAG GCTGCCAAGTGCAGGAATTCAGGGGCCGGCACACCAAAGAGTTGAACCTCAGTGGCAATGTGGTGCTCCCGGGATTCATCGACTCTCATGTGCACCTAATCGACGGCGGCCTGCAG CTGGCGAGGGTGCCGCTTCGAGGGGTCAGGAGCAAAGACGAGTTCATCAGCAGGGTGAAGGGAGCCGTCAGAG ATAAACATCCTGGCGAGTGGGTACGCGGAGGAGGTTGGAACAACGATTTCTGGGGCGGCGATTTGCCCACTGCTGCTTGGTTAGACGATATATCTCCTGATAATCCA GTATGGCTCTCACGCATGGATGGTCACATGGGATTAGCCAATTCACTAGCCATGAAGATTGCTGGGATTGACAAAAACACAAATGATCCAGTCGGCGGAACTATTGTAAGAACGACAGAAAGAG AGCCCACTGGTCTACTAGTTGATGCTGCTATGAAGCTTGTATTTAATGTGATTCCAGAAGTATTTGTAAATGATAGAAGAGAGGCTCTCCTTAGAGCAAGTAGACACGCCCTAATGAGAGGGGTGACTACTATTGTTGATGTGGGAAGCTATTTCCCTGGGACCTCAGAAAACCAAACTTGGCAAGATTTTTCAG ATGTCTATGAATGGGCTCATTCtatgggaaagatgatgatcagaGTCTGCTTATTCTTCCCAATGCCTACATGGTCTCGTGCTGCT GATCTTATTCATGAAAGAGGTCGATCTTTAAGCGGGTGGATTCATCTAGGTGGAGTGAAAGCTTTTCTTGATGGTTCTTTGGGTTCCTCAAGTGCGTTGTTCTATGAG CCTTATGAGGATGCTCCTGGCGATTATGGTCTCCAATTGTTAGATATGGATATTCTGCTCAATGCAACATTGGAATCAGACAAATCAGGACTTCAG GTTGCCATACATGCAATTGGAGATAAAGCGATCGATATGCTGCTAGATATGTTCGACAAGGTTGTTAGCTTGAATGGAACGAAGGACCGTAGGTTCCGG ATTGAGCATGCCCAGCATCTATCCCCAGGTGCAGCAAACCGCTTCGGAGAGCATGGTATCATCGCATCTGTGCAG CCAGATCATTTGTTGGATGATGCCGACTCTGCTGGAAAGAAGATCGGGATAGAACGAGCTGAGCGGAGCTCCTACTTGTTTCGATCACTACTGGCTGGTGGCGCGCATCTGGCTTTTGGCTCTGATTGGCCC GTTTCAGATATTTACCCCTTACAAGCCATCAGAACCGCGATGTCCCGGCAGCTGCCTGGATGGGGGGCGCCCTGGATCGCCACGGAGCGCTTGTCCCTAGATGATTCCTTGAAAGC GCACACGATATCTGCGGCCTACGCCTGCTTCCTGGACCATGTCGTGGGCAGCCTCGCCGAAGGGAAGTACGCCGACTTCGTGGTCCTGCCGTCAACCTCATGGAGCGAGTTCGCTGACGATATCCCTGACCACGTCCTGGCGACCTACGTGAACGGCAAGCAGGCCTATCCGTAG